ACTATTTTGATTTTGGTAATGTTGTTCATTCAAAGAAAGTATATAAAGCAGGTATACAATTTCGGTATGAATTTGTTAGCTGAGTTGAGAGCAAAATAAACTTTATAGTTTAAATACTTCTATACAACCATTGATTTTGATACTTAAAGCTTTTAAAAAGCGTTATGCAAAATTAAAAGGAGTAAATGAAATGAAACTAATCAGTCTAATAGGTGCTCGTCCACAAATAATTAAAGAAGCAATTTTAAATCAAGAATTAGAAAAAGAAGGAATAGAAGAAATCCTGGTTCATTCAGGACAACATTATGACTTTAACATGTCCGATGTATTTTTCAAAGTGTT
This genomic stretch from Petrotoga sp. 9PW.55.5.1 harbors:
- a CDS encoding UDP-N-acetylglucosamine 2-epimerase yields the protein MKLISLIGARPQIIKEAILNQELEKEGIEEILVHSGQHYDFNMSDVFFKVLNIKKASYNLEIGSGTHAEMTGKTMIEFEKVVLKERP